The Glycine max cultivar Williams 82 chromosome 12, Glycine_max_v4.0, whole genome shotgun sequence genome window below encodes:
- the LOC102669097 gene encoding uncharacterized protein yields MPFGEALQQMPLYSKFLKDLLTKKSNYIHSDTIAVEGNCSAVIQQILPPKHKDLGSVTIPCSIGVVFVGKALIDLGASINLMPLSIGRRLGELEIMPTKITLQLADRFVTRTYGVIEDVLVRVKHFTFLVDFIVMDIKEDSEIPLILGRPSMLTTSYVVDMGKKKLEMGIDNQKISFNLFEEEKQLLDQNVCSEMDEVEEEKVLKVGTKFDPDP; encoded by the coding sequence ATGCCCTTTGGAGAGGCCTtacagcagatgccactctactcaaaGTTCTTAAAAGATTTGCTAACCAAAAAGAGCAACTACATACATAGTGACACCATTGCTGTGGAGGGAAATTGTAGTGCAGTGATTCAACAAATCCTTCCACCAAAGCACAAAGATCTTGGAAGTGTCACTATACCATGCTCTATTGGTGTTGTGTTTGTTGGCAAAGCTCTCATtgacttgggagctagtataAATTTAATGCCACTCTCTATAGGCAGGAGGTTAGGAGAGTTGGAAATTATGCCAACCAAGATTACACTTCAATTAGCAGATCGTTTTGTTACTAGGACATATGGAGTTATTGAGGATGTTTTGGTTCGAGTAAAGCATTTCACTTTCCTAGTTGATTTCATTGTAATGGACATCAAAGAGGACTCTGAAATCCCTTTGATCTTGGGACGTCCTTCCATGTTAACTACCAGCTATGTGGTAGATATGGGAAAGAAGAAGCTGGAGATGGGTATTGATAATCAGAAGATCAGCTTCAACTTATTTGAGGAAGAAAAGCAGTTGTTAGACCAAAATGTCTGTTCTGAGATGGATGAAGTTGAGGAGGAAAAGGTTCTGAAGGTTGGAACCAAGTTTGACCCTGATCCATAA